The Opitutaceae bacterium genome has a window encoding:
- a CDS encoding alpha-N-arabinofuranosidase, protein MTASTPIVTQAQPAPEASLILNADQPGPVINRNIYGHFAEHLGHCIYEGFWVGEDSAIPNTRGIRNDVVDALRKLNIPVLRWPGGCFADEYHWKDGIGPREDRPSMINTHWGQVVENNHFGTHEFMDLVEMLGCDAYICGNVGSGSVQEMMEWVEYLTSDADSPIVNLRRRNGRDKPWTVRFFGVGNESWGCGGNMRPEYYADLYRRYNTFVKNYDRKNPIQRVAGGANSFDLNWTRVLMDRIPIQQMNGLSLHYYTLPTGNWSKKGSATEFAEDEWFSTLKSTLRMEELIRDHGALMDEKDPEKKVGMVVDEWGTWYDVEPGTNPGFLYQQNTLRDAIVAGLNFHIFQEHADRVSMANIAQTANVLQAMILTDGEKMILTPTYHVFEMYKVHQDATHLPVELQTPDYGYGDDSIPAVSASASRDASGVTHLSLVNTDPAKTITIACRINGLKPTSVTGRILTADSINTHNTFENPDAIRPEIFDGATIDTTGTHLTVTLPAKSVVLLEL, encoded by the coding sequence ATGACCGCATCAACCCCCATTGTCACACAAGCCCAACCGGCCCCGGAGGCCTCCCTGATCCTGAATGCCGATCAACCCGGCCCGGTAATCAACCGAAACATCTACGGCCACTTCGCCGAACACCTCGGACACTGCATCTACGAAGGATTCTGGGTCGGTGAGGACTCGGCAATCCCCAATACCCGTGGCATCCGCAACGACGTCGTGGACGCCCTCCGGAAGCTGAATATTCCGGTCCTGCGGTGGCCGGGCGGTTGTTTTGCCGATGAATACCACTGGAAGGACGGCATCGGCCCTCGGGAAGACCGGCCCTCCATGATCAACACGCATTGGGGACAGGTGGTTGAAAACAACCACTTTGGAACCCACGAGTTCATGGATCTCGTGGAGATGCTGGGCTGCGATGCCTATATCTGTGGCAACGTCGGCAGCGGATCGGTCCAGGAAATGATGGAATGGGTGGAGTACCTGACGTCCGACGCAGATTCCCCAATCGTCAATCTCCGCCGCAGGAACGGCCGCGACAAACCGTGGACCGTGCGGTTTTTCGGAGTGGGCAATGAAAGCTGGGGCTGCGGAGGAAACATGCGTCCGGAGTACTACGCCGACCTCTATCGCCGCTACAACACGTTCGTGAAGAACTACGACCGGAAGAACCCGATCCAACGGGTCGCGGGAGGAGCCAACTCATTCGACCTGAACTGGACCCGCGTCCTTATGGACCGGATCCCGATCCAGCAGATGAACGGCCTCTCCCTGCATTACTACACCCTGCCCACCGGCAATTGGTCCAAGAAGGGTTCGGCCACCGAGTTCGCCGAAGACGAGTGGTTCTCCACCCTCAAGTCCACTCTTCGAATGGAAGAATTGATCCGGGACCATGGCGCCCTCATGGACGAAAAGGATCCCGAAAAGAAGGTTGGCATGGTGGTCGATGAATGGGGCACCTGGTACGATGTGGAACCCGGCACCAATCCTGGATTCCTCTACCAGCAGAACACCCTGAGGGACGCCATCGTGGCCGGGCTGAACTTTCACATCTTTCAGGAGCACGCCGACCGTGTTTCCATGGCAAACATCGCGCAGACCGCCAATGTCCTCCAGGCCATGATCCTGACCGACGGCGAGAAGATGATTCTGACGCCCACCTATCACGTTTTCGAAATGTACAAGGTCCATCAGGATGCAACCCACCTGCCGGTCGAATTGCAGACACCGGACTACGGTTACGGCGATGACTCCATTCCCGCAGTCAGTGCCTCCGCCTCACGGGATGCCTCCGGAGTCACCCACCTCTCGCTGGTCAACACCGATCCGGCCAAGACCATCACGATCGCCTGCCGCATCAACGGCCTGAAGCCCACATCGGTCACCGGTCGCATCCTGACTGCCGACTCAATAAACACGCACAATACCTTCGAGAATCCCGATGCCATCCGGCCTGAGATATTCGACGGAGCGACCATCGATACAACCGGAACTCATCTCACCGTCACCCTTCCGGCCAAGAGCGTCGTTTTGCTCGAGCTCTGA
- a CDS encoding rhamnogalacturonan acetylesterase → MTLSSENRDRFRPTEPITRGTFLKWMRRWASIVAGVISGMAPISVYGQVSPAPDLTADPAARSTELDPTLPTLFIAGDSTAARGSGEDQMGWAAPFADYFDAAKVNVVNRARGGRSSRTFITEGLWDGLVAEIRSGDIVLIQFGHNDGGPVNDERRARGSLPGLGEETEAIDNLVTGKHEVVHTFGWYLRRMIADVRAKDATPIVLSLTVRNIWKDGRVERGSGQFGPWSYEVARDAGVPFIDVTNFVADSFDADGEDRVSGMYPRDHTHFNAEGAERHAAAVVALLKGLRPDPVDGFLSEKGKSVAADPLSWLNLPMPADRRLPTLFLIGDSTVRNGRGDGAGGQWGWGDYLGPLFDEEKINVVNRAVGGLSSRTYLTQGHWARVLGMLKAGDFVMMQFGHNDNGPLNDDRRARGTIKGVGEETEEIDNLLTGKHEVVHTYGWYLRQYVADARQREATPIICSLVPRKSWKDGRVVRNRDSYAGWAAEVADSEDASFVDLNEIVASHYEEIGPERVEDLFADEHTHTSETGAVVNAAAVVTGLRSLPENPLEAFLQIEP, encoded by the coding sequence ATGACATTGTCCTCCGAGAACAGAGACCGTTTTCGTCCGACCGAGCCCATCACGAGGGGCACCTTCCTGAAGTGGATGCGCCGGTGGGCTTCGATTGTTGCCGGCGTCATTTCGGGGATGGCACCGATTTCCGTATACGGGCAAGTATCTCCGGCTCCCGATCTGACGGCCGACCCGGCGGCACGATCCACGGAGTTGGATCCAACCCTTCCGACTCTGTTCATCGCGGGCGATTCGACGGCAGCTCGTGGATCGGGAGAGGACCAGATGGGATGGGCCGCGCCGTTTGCCGATTACTTCGATGCCGCAAAGGTCAACGTGGTCAATCGGGCCAGGGGTGGTCGGAGCAGTCGGACCTTCATCACCGAAGGGTTGTGGGACGGATTGGTGGCCGAGATCCGATCCGGGGACATCGTCCTGATCCAATTCGGGCACAATGACGGGGGGCCGGTCAATGATGAGCGGCGGGCCCGCGGATCGCTTCCGGGTCTGGGTGAAGAGACTGAGGCGATCGACAACCTTGTGACCGGCAAACATGAAGTCGTTCACACTTTCGGTTGGTACCTGCGCCGGATGATCGCCGATGTCAGGGCGAAGGATGCCACCCCGATCGTTCTTTCCCTGACAGTCCGGAATATCTGGAAGGATGGCCGCGTGGAGCGCGGATCCGGACAGTTTGGACCCTGGTCCTATGAGGTCGCCAGGGATGCCGGCGTGCCCTTCATCGATGTGACCAATTTTGTTGCCGATTCATTTGATGCGGACGGGGAGGACAGGGTCAGCGGAATGTATCCGCGTGATCATACGCACTTCAATGCGGAAGGGGCGGAACGGCATGCGGCAGCGGTTGTTGCGCTGCTCAAGGGTTTGCGCCCGGACCCGGTGGACGGCTTTCTGTCGGAAAAGGGAAAGTCGGTCGCGGCGGATCCGCTCTCGTGGTTGAACCTGCCCATGCCGGCGGATCGGCGTCTGCCCACGCTCTTCCTGATCGGGGATTCCACCGTGCGCAACGGTCGTGGCGATGGTGCGGGTGGTCAGTGGGGCTGGGGCGACTATCTGGGTCCGCTCTTCGACGAGGAAAAGATCAATGTCGTCAATCGCGCCGTGGGTGGCTTGAGCAGCCGCACCTACCTCACACAGGGGCACTGGGCCCGCGTTCTCGGCATGCTCAAGGCGGGTGATTTCGTCATGATGCAGTTCGGCCACAACGACAACGGGCCGCTCAACGATGATCGGAGAGCCCGCGGCACGATCAAGGGGGTGGGCGAGGAAACCGAGGAAATCGACAACCTTCTCACCGGGAAGCATGAAGTCGTTCACACCTACGGCTGGTACCTCCGGCAGTATGTGGCGGACGCCCGGCAAAGGGAGGCGACCCCGATCATCTGTTCACTCGTGCCCCGCAAATCCTGGAAGGACGGGCGGGTGGTGCGGAACAGGGACAGCTATGCCGGATGGGCGGCGGAAGTGGCCGATTCTGAAGATGCTTCCTTTGTGGACCTCAATGAAATCGTCGCCTCGCATTATGAGGAGATCGGCCCAGAGAGGGTGGAAGACCTCTTTGCCGACGAGCACACCCATACGAGCGAAACGGGCGCCGTGGTCAACGCGGCGGCCGTGGTGACGGGTCTGCGGTCACTGCCGGAGAATCCGCTCGAGGCCTTCCTTCAGATCGAACCGTAG
- a CDS encoding DUF1961 family protein has translation MKRGFCMIAAAILTGEACLGNVLDTYTPDALKAEIAAKPKEVLFDFESELTAPKTASTADFVEVRVELDEEKAKVGRGALRLRTDDAADGKIGGSPVLEVQLDPPVDLSKYQALTFWFYVPPDKTDFFFGRYDIRVQLDDTPLMRTWPAVKAGWNWYVFDFGGLESLPEVKSLRVRIGNFLDGYGQADLRFDQFELTPMDKPDLGAASWSARYGALALLAEREGIDALGTVLDACADESIVVRSLAVKLASGLVPENTGKALPALKKILNSPRWRPRLAAMQILSNIQAEPGLGAAAIFDHALLDDNFYVRDLAYRQLRANGESEADIANRLVRLPGQEGPDALPAIRMLSEIGPAARPALPGLLATLRDADRPHLVRCWALRAVWEIDETLLAPTDWALALSLNPGEVHYHLLNRAMDRLEQAASAAVPALGDCLISENPEVRARACVVLGRIGPPAAGAVEALERLLGDVWYVAWEAAQALELIGLGHVVGASPSPQIDFTPPHGVAVGETATTTTLGNGRVELVFRNGDPSPGPFIVRRPGGKNLFEADWLDTILAFKYSKAPNMIERQWLQRLFGSPFSRQVSTGVYRKTPDLVDYMIRFAGDETAPIEFDYHFVVMSGESGFYTYIIARNVSGKDMPGSEKQGAQVGVGRFNFLVALSQDTFDHVINHDKLKGPASFTREAQEPILEGYPDIYQSTYRLPGGDIAAKHEWESYELFSPVTGYAGKGDGVWLIIPSFDFYGDSMPRFIKRPCYGLLFIPHLQGKYYIETGTRITADWQKIYGPMYFYLNEGENTEEMWVDAKREAQRQVGQWPYPWLNDDLYQQRGSVTGWLEVAGGTSPEGAYVILSNPVEAGDPDQHGIWMRNVGPYSYWAQVGSDGSFEITDVHPGNYTLYAFQPGVYGEARPRSVQVTADEVTTMDPIKIDPVSNGTLLWRIGVPDGTAMEFKNGRNYHQWDNYIRYRKDFPNEVNYIVGESDWSKDWNYIHPAIVQGEDRATSWTISFTLESIPDAECLLSIMCSGRSARAQLILNGEKLGDLNVNIGTHHVRTSPIGETVCREYRVDPARLKQGRNRLEISFSKGTGHEDDLHFQQWTSWLCYDFIQMEVNEEATRMQAEGRRAYDEADSGAWRESFSDPCTGDWSEKWFLDGEVGTVRNGPDGMVLEAGPEFGNDAHHMVLWTKASFEGDLKIEYDYTRLDDETRGVNILYIEATGSGEEPYARDISQWSELRRIPAMRMYFDHMEAYHISYAAFPYKEDPRDYIRGRRYLPNGTGLEGSDLVPDYYPVGLFEPGVPHKIAVIKKDRELFMRIENPDQVYFCHMTNTDLPPVTAGRIGLRHMFTRSSCYRDFRISLPE, from the coding sequence ATGAAGCGCGGATTCTGCATGATCGCCGCGGCAATCCTGACTGGCGAAGCGTGCCTCGGTAACGTTCTCGACACCTATACTCCGGACGCCCTGAAGGCGGAGATCGCTGCAAAGCCAAAGGAGGTCCTGTTCGATTTCGAGTCCGAACTGACCGCACCGAAGACAGCCTCAACCGCGGACTTCGTCGAAGTAAGGGTTGAGCTCGATGAGGAGAAGGCAAAAGTCGGGCGAGGTGCGCTCAGGCTTCGCACGGACGATGCTGCGGATGGAAAAATCGGCGGAAGCCCGGTGCTCGAGGTTCAGTTGGATCCTCCGGTGGATCTGTCAAAATACCAGGCCCTGACTTTCTGGTTTTATGTTCCCCCCGACAAGACAGACTTCTTCTTCGGCCGTTATGATATCCGGGTTCAACTGGATGACACTCCGCTGATGAGGACCTGGCCCGCGGTCAAGGCTGGATGGAATTGGTATGTCTTCGATTTCGGTGGCCTGGAATCGTTGCCCGAGGTGAAAAGCCTGCGGGTCCGGATCGGCAATTTCCTCGATGGGTATGGCCAGGCAGATCTGCGTTTCGACCAGTTTGAGCTGACCCCGATGGATAAGCCCGATTTGGGCGCAGCCTCGTGGTCCGCCCGATACGGGGCATTGGCCCTGCTGGCGGAGCGGGAGGGGATCGATGCCTTGGGGACAGTGCTCGACGCCTGTGCGGATGAGTCCATCGTCGTGCGGTCTCTAGCGGTCAAGCTGGCTTCAGGGCTCGTTCCGGAAAACACGGGCAAGGCCCTGCCCGCGCTGAAGAAGATACTGAACAGTCCGCGGTGGCGTCCAAGGCTGGCCGCCATGCAGATCCTGTCGAATATCCAGGCGGAGCCGGGATTGGGTGCGGCGGCCATCTTCGATCACGCCCTCCTCGACGACAACTTCTATGTGCGTGATCTCGCGTATCGGCAGTTGCGGGCGAATGGGGAATCCGAAGCCGATATCGCGAACCGCCTCGTTCGTCTCCCTGGCCAGGAAGGCCCGGATGCGCTACCGGCAATTCGAATGCTCAGCGAGATCGGCCCGGCAGCACGGCCCGCTCTCCCGGGCTTGCTGGCGACCCTGAGGGATGCGGATCGACCGCACCTCGTCCGATGCTGGGCTCTGCGTGCGGTCTGGGAGATTGATGAAACCCTCCTTGCTCCGACTGACTGGGCCCTCGCCCTTTCGCTCAACCCGGGAGAGGTACACTATCACCTACTGAACCGGGCGATGGATCGTCTTGAGCAGGCAGCGTCCGCGGCGGTTCCTGCCCTGGGGGATTGCCTGATCTCGGAAAATCCTGAAGTCCGGGCGCGGGCGTGCGTGGTTCTCGGACGGATTGGTCCTCCCGCGGCTGGGGCCGTGGAGGCCCTGGAGCGTCTTCTGGGGGATGTCTGGTATGTCGCCTGGGAGGCCGCTCAGGCGCTCGAGCTCATAGGCCTAGGTCATGTGGTCGGCGCATCACCCTCGCCGCAGATCGATTTCACCCCGCCGCACGGCGTTGCGGTTGGGGAGACCGCGACGACCACCACCCTTGGAAACGGAAGAGTGGAGCTTGTCTTCAGGAATGGGGATCCGAGCCCGGGACCCTTCATCGTGAGACGCCCGGGCGGGAAGAATCTCTTCGAGGCGGATTGGCTCGATACCATTCTTGCCTTCAAATACAGCAAGGCTCCGAACATGATCGAGAGGCAATGGCTGCAACGCCTCTTCGGTTCGCCCTTCAGTCGCCAGGTATCGACCGGCGTATACCGGAAGACGCCCGACCTCGTCGACTACATGATCCGGTTCGCCGGCGATGAAACAGCCCCGATCGAGTTCGATTACCACTTTGTCGTGATGAGCGGCGAGAGCGGGTTCTACACCTATATCATTGCGCGGAACGTGAGTGGCAAGGACATGCCGGGAAGCGAAAAGCAGGGCGCCCAGGTCGGGGTCGGTCGTTTCAACTTCCTCGTGGCGCTCTCCCAGGACACCTTTGACCACGTCATCAATCATGATAAGCTCAAGGGTCCGGCATCCTTCACCAGAGAAGCCCAGGAGCCCATCCTGGAGGGGTATCCCGATATCTACCAGAGCACCTATCGTCTGCCGGGCGGCGACATCGCGGCCAAGCATGAGTGGGAGAGCTATGAACTGTTCAGTCCGGTGACCGGCTATGCAGGGAAGGGCGACGGTGTCTGGCTGATTATTCCGAGTTTCGATTTTTACGGGGATTCCATGCCGCGCTTCATCAAGCGTCCCTGCTATGGACTCCTCTTCATTCCCCATCTTCAGGGAAAGTACTATATCGAAACCGGGACGAGGATCACGGCGGATTGGCAGAAGATCTACGGCCCCATGTATTTCTATCTGAATGAAGGTGAGAATACCGAAGAGATGTGGGTCGATGCCAAAAGGGAGGCGCAGCGTCAGGTCGGCCAGTGGCCGTATCCATGGTTGAACGATGATCTGTATCAGCAGCGTGGATCCGTAACCGGATGGCTGGAGGTTGCAGGCGGCACCTCGCCGGAAGGAGCTTATGTCATCCTGTCCAATCCCGTCGAGGCGGGGGATCCCGATCAACATGGAATCTGGATGCGCAACGTGGGTCCCTACAGCTACTGGGCGCAGGTTGGAAGTGACGGTTCGTTCGAGATAACCGATGTACATCCCGGCAACTACACCTTGTATGCGTTTCAACCCGGGGTCTACGGTGAGGCCAGGCCCCGTTCGGTCCAGGTTACCGCTGACGAGGTGACGACCATGGATCCGATCAAGATCGACCCCGTGAGCAACGGTACGCTTCTTTGGCGGATCGGGGTTCCCGACGGTACGGCCATGGAATTCAAGAACGGCCGGAACTACCACCAATGGGACAACTACATCCGCTATCGGAAAGATTTCCCCAATGAGGTGAACTACATCGTCGGTGAAAGCGACTGGTCGAAGGACTGGAATTACATCCACCCGGCCATCGTGCAGGGTGAGGACAGGGCAACCTCCTGGACGATCTCGTTCACTCTGGAGTCGATCCCGGATGCGGAGTGCCTGCTTTCAATCATGTGCAGTGGGCGCAGCGCCAGGGCGCAACTCATTCTCAACGGTGAGAAGCTCGGTGACCTGAATGTCAACATCGGGACCCATCATGTGAGGACGTCGCCGATCGGAGAGACCGTATGCCGAGAATACCGGGTTGATCCGGCAAGGCTGAAGCAGGGGCGCAACAGGCTGGAGATCAGCTTTTCCAAGGGAACGGGCCATGAAGACGACCTGCATTTCCAGCAATGGACGAGCTGGCTCTGCTACGACTTCATACAAATGGAAGTCAACGAAGAGGCGACGAGAATGCAGGCGGAGGGGCGAAGGGCCTACGACGAAGCCGACTCCGGGGCTTGGCGGGAGTCCTTCTCGGATCCCTGTACGGGCGACTGGTCGGAGAAGTGGTTTCTGGATGGCGAGGTCGGAACAGTTCGTAACGGTCCGGATGGGATGGTGCTGGAAGCTGGGCCGGAGTTCGGCAATGATGCCCATCACATGGTGCTCTGGACGAAGGCCTCCTTCGAGGGAGACCTGAAGATCGAATATGACTACACCCGCCTCGACGATGAGACCCGTGGCGTGAACATCCTCTACATTGAGGCAACGGGGAGCGGGGAAGAACCCTATGCCAGGGATATCTCGCAATGGAGCGAACTGCGCCGAATTCCCGCCATGCGCATGTATTTCGATCACATGGAGGCCTACCATATCAGCTATGCCGCCTTCCCCTATAAGGAGGACCCTCGCGACTATATCCGGGGGAGGCGCTATTTGCCGAATGGAACGGGACTCGAAGGCTCCGACCTGGTGCCGGATTATTACCCTGTGGGCTTGTTCGAGCCTGGAGTTCCCCACAAGATAGCGGTGATCAAGAAGGACCGGGAGCTCTTCATGCGGATCGAAAATCCGGATCAGGTCTATTTCTGTCACATGACAAACACCGATCTGCCGCCGGTTACTGCGGGTCGGATCGGATTGCGCCACATGTTTACCCGGTCGTCCTGTTACAGGGATTTCCGCATCAGTCTTCCGGAATGA
- a CDS encoding transglutaminase family protein, which translates to MRFRIKHTTRYTYDPTASESFMELRLHPQTNDKQRLIRRSLTVDPETNVSHYTDFYGNTVEHFSVIHRHASLLLISESEVETLAAEPAPEALAISVSEARQIHRSRGIGLYDFLGSSRAIILDRQVNRLANRFFRPANDLGRSIVRLLDWINRTFTYKAGSTSIDTQVGDVLRNREGVCQDFAHVMIAILRSAEIPARYVCGYIETERERRASERPDLPLRGASESHAWVEIGLPGGYWFPVDPTNNCTAGERHVTVAAGRDFFDTSPTRGVFKGTTSHRLEVKVVMTRQAASRPHPDLP; encoded by the coding sequence ATGCGGTTCAGGATCAAACACACCACCCGCTACACCTACGACCCGACCGCCTCCGAGTCGTTCATGGAGTTGCGCCTGCATCCACAGACCAACGACAAGCAACGACTCATCCGTCGCAGCCTCACCGTCGACCCGGAGACCAACGTCAGTCACTACACGGACTTCTACGGGAACACGGTTGAACACTTTTCCGTCATCCACCGGCATGCCTCACTCCTCCTGATCAGCGAGAGCGAGGTCGAGACCCTCGCCGCCGAGCCGGCCCCGGAAGCCCTCGCGATCTCGGTCTCGGAAGCCCGTCAGATTCACCGGAGCCGGGGGATCGGACTCTACGATTTTCTTGGATCCAGTCGGGCCATCATTCTCGACCGTCAGGTGAATCGGCTGGCCAATCGTTTCTTCCGTCCCGCCAACGATCTGGGCAGATCCATTGTCAGGCTCCTGGACTGGATCAACCGGACCTTCACCTACAAGGCGGGGAGCACCTCGATCGACACCCAGGTCGGCGACGTCCTCCGCAATCGCGAGGGGGTCTGTCAGGACTTTGCCCATGTCATGATCGCCATTCTCCGATCAGCGGAAATCCCGGCCCGCTATGTCTGCGGCTATATCGAAACCGAGCGGGAACGACGGGCTTCCGAGCGACCGGACCTGCCTCTTCGCGGGGCCAGCGAAAGCCACGCCTGGGTCGAGATCGGCCTGCCCGGGGGTTACTGGTTTCCGGTCGATCCGACGAACAACTGCACGGCCGGTGAACGCCACGTCACCGTGGCCGCCGGCCGGGATTTCTTCGACACTTCTCCCACCCGCGGCGTCTTCAAGGGAACCACCAGCCACCGGCTGGAAGTCAAGGTTGTGATGACCCGTCAGGCAGCATCCCGGCCGCATCCGGACCTACCGTAG
- a CDS encoding rhamnogalacturonan acetylesterase: MKSSHCLLVALSGVCASVWALGGDCDPVVRRFDFGTIAADGGWVAVTPESRFSDEMGFGFDLGSMVSAVNRGGTDMLKGDFIESDAPFYFSVSVPEGNYRVTLFFGDREGESGNSVKAESRRLMIEDLATGSGEIVERVITVNVRNSSVPPPEPNAPGGSAVVLNERELGVLHWDDKLTLEFNGTDPKVCGLVVEPVDLPTVFLVGDSTVTDQPREPGASWGQMLPRFLKPDVVVANHAESGETLKSFISGLRLAKVLSRMKAGDYLFIQFGHNDQKKQWPQTYVEARTTYKDYLKAYVDEARLRGATPVLVTSMQRRQFDAEDRIRNSHGAYPEAVREVAREESVALIDLEQMSIVFYEALGPERAPLAFAGDGRDVTHHSNYGAFELAKCVIEGIREAGLPLAESIVDDFAGFDPAFPDPVSSIHLPVSPTEPYGKPRGD, encoded by the coding sequence ATGAAATCCTCTCATTGCCTCCTGGTCGCTCTTTCCGGCGTTTGTGCATCGGTCTGGGCTTTGGGCGGTGATTGCGATCCGGTCGTCCGGCGATTCGACTTCGGGACCATCGCGGCCGATGGGGGTTGGGTGGCGGTCACGCCGGAAAGCCGGTTCTCCGATGAGATGGGCTTCGGTTTTGACCTCGGTTCGATGGTGTCCGCAGTGAATCGCGGCGGCACCGACATGCTCAAGGGGGATTTCATAGAGAGCGATGCCCCCTTTTATTTCTCGGTGAGCGTTCCTGAGGGCAATTATCGGGTCACGCTTTTTTTCGGTGACCGTGAGGGAGAATCCGGCAATTCGGTGAAGGCGGAGTCCAGGCGGTTGATGATCGAAGACCTGGCAACCGGATCCGGAGAGATCGTCGAACGCGTGATCACGGTCAATGTGCGCAACAGTTCGGTTCCGCCGCCGGAGCCCAATGCACCCGGCGGCTCGGCGGTCGTCCTCAATGAGCGCGAACTCGGGGTTTTGCATTGGGACGACAAGCTGACCCTGGAGTTCAATGGGACGGATCCGAAGGTGTGCGGACTGGTGGTCGAACCGGTTGATTTGCCGACGGTTTTTCTGGTGGGCGATTCGACCGTGACGGATCAGCCTCGGGAACCCGGGGCGAGCTGGGGGCAGATGCTCCCGCGTTTCCTGAAGCCCGACGTGGTGGTGGCCAACCATGCCGAGTCGGGCGAGACTCTGAAATCTTTCATTTCCGGACTCAGGCTGGCCAAGGTCCTCAGCCGGATGAAGGCGGGCGATTACCTCTTCATCCAGTTTGGTCACAACGACCAGAAGAAACAGTGGCCCCAGACCTATGTTGAGGCCCGCACCACCTACAAGGATTACCTCAAGGCATACGTCGACGAGGCCCGCCTGCGTGGAGCGACCCCGGTATTGGTGACTTCGATGCAGCGTCGGCAGTTTGATGCCGAAGACCGGATCCGCAACTCCCACGGGGCTTACCCAGAGGCGGTGCGTGAGGTCGCCCGCGAGGAATCCGTTGCCCTGATCGATCTGGAGCAGATGAGCATCGTCTTCTATGAGGCGCTCGGGCCTGAACGCGCGCCGTTGGCCTTTGCCGGGGACGGACGTGATGTGACCCACCACAGCAATTATGGCGCTTTTGAACTGGCCAAGTGCGTCATCGAGGGAATCCGCGAGGCCGGTCTGCCTCTCGCAGAAAGTATCGTCGACGATTTCGCCGGATTCGATCCGGCCTTTCCGGACCCGGTGAGTTCGATCCATCTCCCTGTCAGTCCCACCGAACCCTACGGGAAACCCCGGGGAGATTGA